From the genome of Vibrio porteresiae DSM 19223, one region includes:
- a CDS encoding DeoR/GlpR family DNA-binding transcription regulator, with protein sequence MDKYSPEERHQLIMQLLQSHQKVMAVDLATQLCTTEATIRRDLRYLADEGLCKRIHGGALSLAPPTGTPEERLSNHNSEKQALAVAALSLIKPKQLIFLDASSTNMLLASMLPTNLDVTVVTNSPAIATRLLERQTIKTILIGGVLDYAVGGAIDITAAQAVSKFRFDLCFVGVCAWSSEVGFSALHYQDGDFKHLVCTRSGAIAVLCTEDKVEALASYPFLDSQDLDYLVCTDSDSSIARYFAEQQCQVIIG encoded by the coding sequence ATGGACAAGTACTCTCCAGAAGAACGACACCAGTTGATCATGCAACTGCTGCAATCACACCAAAAAGTGATGGCGGTCGATCTTGCCACTCAGCTTTGCACAACCGAAGCGACGATCCGCCGCGATCTTCGTTACCTAGCAGATGAAGGGCTGTGTAAACGCATCCATGGCGGCGCGTTATCTCTTGCTCCGCCAACGGGTACTCCAGAAGAGCGCTTGAGTAATCACAACAGCGAGAAACAAGCCTTAGCGGTTGCCGCATTGAGTTTAATCAAACCTAAGCAGTTGATTTTTCTCGACGCAAGTAGTACCAACATGTTGCTGGCAAGTATGTTACCTACCAATCTTGATGTAACGGTTGTCACCAACAGCCCCGCGATTGCAACGCGCTTATTGGAACGACAAACCATCAAAACTATCTTGATCGGTGGCGTGCTGGACTATGCCGTGGGCGGGGCGATTGATATCACAGCAGCTCAAGCGGTCAGTAAATTTCGCTTCGATCTCTGCTTTGTTGGTGTTTGCGCATGGTCTTCAGAGGTGGGTTTCAGTGCTCTGCATTACCAAGATGGTGACTTCAAACATCTTGTGTGCACACGTTCTGGAGCCATCGCCGTGTTGTGTACCGAAGATAAAGTCGAAGCACTCGCCTCCTATCCATTTTTGGACTCTCAAGATTTGGATTATTTGGTTTGCACTGATAGCGATTCTTCTATCGCTCGCTATTTTGCCGAGCAGCAATGTCAGGTCATCATTGGATAA
- a CDS encoding Cof-type HAD-IIB family hydrolase: MIKLIITDMDGTFLNSAGDYNRTLFQEVNQKMQQAGVHFSPCTGKQVERVEELFGDISRDFWILGDSATRIKHQGEYVYQSLLPNSLGQAIIDRLQSEQGEHIIIACTPDGAYLQDSTPEPLKALMRRSYTKLTEVRHYQQIDGDFVKITVYDPKGGCPELRTHLTDFDEQAYIVVSEANWIDIANQGVHKGTTVARLQEMLGVTEQETMVFGDGFNDIELMERGAFSFAMRNAFPETQAAAKYITGSNDQDAVMTTILQMLQLQGKSK, encoded by the coding sequence ATGATTAAACTGATCATTACCGATATGGATGGCACTTTTTTAAATTCTGCTGGCGATTACAATCGCACCTTATTTCAAGAAGTGAACCAGAAAATGCAACAAGCTGGGGTGCATTTTTCCCCATGCACAGGCAAGCAAGTAGAACGTGTAGAAGAGCTGTTTGGCGATATCAGTCGCGATTTTTGGATCTTAGGCGACAGCGCTACGCGGATTAAACATCAAGGCGAGTATGTTTATCAGTCATTGCTACCTAACTCTCTTGGGCAAGCGATCATCGACAGATTGCAATCAGAGCAAGGTGAACACATTATCATCGCCTGTACCCCAGACGGGGCGTACCTCCAAGACAGCACCCCAGAACCATTAAAAGCGCTGATGCGTCGCTCCTATACCAAGCTAACTGAAGTACGTCACTATCAGCAGATAGACGGGGATTTTGTCAAAATTACCGTTTATGACCCGAAAGGTGGATGTCCAGAGCTGCGCACTCATTTAACGGATTTTGACGAGCAAGCGTATATCGTCGTTTCAGAAGCAAACTGGATTGATATTGCCAATCAAGGCGTGCATAAAGGGACAACGGTAGCTCGATTGCAAGAGATGCTTGGTGTTACTGAGCAAGAGACCATGGTGTTCGGCGACGGATTTAATGATATCGAATTAATGGAAAGAGGCGCTTTTAGCTTTGCCATGCGTAACGCCTTTCCAGAGACGCAAGCCGCAGCCAAATACATCACCGGTTCCAATGACCAAGACGCGGTGATGACCACTATTCTACAAATGTTACAACTGCAGGGAAAATCCAAGTAG
- a CDS encoding LacI family DNA-binding transcriptional regulator, with amino-acid sequence MVKMEDVARCAGVSKSTVSRVINNKTVSRDNYNRIIEAIEQLDYQPNKLAQSLTTRTTGLIGVMVYQPITTCVAKALQRFEQAGLLSVLVVIEKDRVSLHQASQKLRHYGCDLIAIQSQFHNGLFIHAQKNKQSELTHLLSCSAAKLRTNYLYLPLN; translated from the coding sequence ATGGTCAAAATGGAAGATGTTGCAAGGTGCGCTGGTGTATCAAAATCGACCGTATCAAGGGTTATTAATAACAAAACTGTGTCGAGGGATAACTACAACCGGATTATCGAGGCGATTGAACAACTTGATTACCAGCCCAACAAATTGGCGCAATCTTTAACAACGCGTACAACTGGGTTGATTGGCGTGATGGTGTATCAACCCATCACCACTTGTGTAGCCAAAGCGCTACAACGATTTGAGCAAGCAGGGCTGTTGAGTGTGCTGGTCGTGATCGAAAAAGACCGAGTGAGTTTGCATCAAGCAAGCCAAAAATTGCGCCACTATGGTTGTGACCTGATTGCAATTCAGTCTCAGTTTCACAACGGGCTGTTTATACATGCGCAAAAAAACAAGCAGAGCGAACTCACCCATTTATTGAGCTGCTCTGCTGCAAAATTACGCACGAATTATCTCTACTTGCCGCTAAATTGA
- a CDS encoding AAA family ATPase, translating to MKRLILVTSPPASGKTYISKQLAKALKHVVYLDKDTLIVLSHQIFKVAHQEVNRSSDFFEEHIRNYEYDAILALAMEALEYDDIVLINAPFTREIRQTNYIDGLKKQLAEKQARLTVVWVETAVDVVKQRMIDRNSPRDTWKLAHWDEYIQGVNFDIPTSLDDPNVIDDLLIFKNSNDAQYQQSMHDIVTILEEE from the coding sequence ATGAAACGCTTGATTTTGGTCACCTCGCCACCGGCTAGTGGCAAAACTTATATTTCCAAACAACTTGCCAAAGCACTCAAACATGTTGTGTATTTGGATAAAGATACCTTAATCGTCCTTTCCCATCAGATTTTTAAAGTGGCTCATCAAGAGGTCAATCGCAGCTCCGACTTTTTTGAAGAGCACATTCGTAACTACGAATACGATGCGATTTTGGCACTTGCGATGGAAGCGTTAGAGTATGACGACATTGTGCTGATTAACGCACCGTTTACCCGCGAGATTCGCCAAACCAATTACATTGATGGACTGAAAAAGCAGTTGGCTGAGAAACAAGCGCGCCTCACCGTGGTGTGGGTTGAAACCGCTGTGGATGTGGTGAAACAGCGCATGATTGACCGTAACTCACCGCGCGACACGTGGAAATTGGCGCATTGGGATGAGTATATTCAAGGGGTTAACTTTGATATTCCCACCAGCCTTGACGATCCTAATGTAATTGACGACTTACTGATCTTCAAAAACTCCAACGACGCTCAGTATCAGCAATCCATGCACGACATTGTGACGATTTTGGAAGAAGAATAG
- a CDS encoding RNA methyltransferase: MSTQSTVIIGLYNPKNPTNVGAVMRAAGCYEATQVRYNGTRYNRAMKFQTDTKNVHERIQLVDMPDLTAGLEDDVEIVCVEFAIGATSLPSFVHPKKAIYLFGPEDGSLPQDVVDKAHHVVYVPTVGCMNLAATVNVLLYDRLAKSAREIDDNQTILASRDNKNRLKVKEI, from the coding sequence ATGTCTACCCAATCTACGGTCATTATCGGCCTTTATAACCCGAAGAATCCAACCAACGTTGGAGCAGTGATGCGTGCCGCAGGATGTTATGAAGCAACACAAGTGCGCTATAACGGCACTCGTTACAACCGAGCAATGAAATTTCAGACCGACACCAAGAACGTTCATGAACGGATCCAATTGGTGGATATGCCCGACTTAACGGCAGGATTGGAAGACGACGTCGAAATCGTCTGTGTGGAATTTGCCATTGGCGCGACCTCGCTACCCAGTTTCGTTCACCCGAAAAAGGCCATCTATCTGTTTGGCCCTGAAGATGGATCGCTACCACAAGACGTGGTCGATAAAGCGCATCACGTCGTGTATGTTCCTACCGTTGGCTGTATGAATTTGGCTGCCACTGTTAACGTGCTGCTGTATGACCGTTTGGCTAAATCTGCGCGCGAGATTGATGACAATCAAACCATTCTAGCCAGTCGCGACAATAAGAATCGCCTCAAGGTGAAAGAGATCTAA
- a CDS encoding GNAT family N-acetyltransferase encodes MEIQLAHPSHQEMFARYIQICLEAKLDYYELAEGNPERFLAQLIANAQGQQLPEGWVPCSTYFAIQDGEILGAIRVRHGTDDVIANDIGHIGYDTKPSARGKGVASSLLDHVKTHVIDAPAYLICDQHNIASRKVIERAQGVWDEDFSQQPEHSDRLRYLLAPSSFNHDKPSQCCIR; translated from the coding sequence ATGGAAATTCAACTTGCCCACCCATCTCATCAAGAAATGTTCGCTCGCTACATACAGATTTGTTTAGAGGCTAAGTTGGATTACTACGAATTGGCCGAAGGCAATCCCGAGCGATTTTTAGCGCAATTGATCGCAAATGCCCAAGGGCAGCAATTACCCGAAGGTTGGGTACCTTGCTCAACCTACTTTGCCATTCAAGATGGGGAAATCCTAGGAGCGATTCGTGTTCGCCACGGCACCGATGATGTGATCGCCAATGACATCGGCCATATTGGTTATGACACCAAGCCCAGCGCTCGAGGCAAAGGGGTTGCCAGCAGTTTATTAGATCATGTGAAAACACACGTGATCGATGCACCCGCTTATTTGATTTGCGATCAACATAATATCGCCTCGCGAAAAGTCATCGAACGCGCACAAGGCGTTTGGGATGAAGATTTTTCTCAACAGCCTGAACATTCTGATCGGCTGCGCTATCTTCTTGCTCCTTCATCGTTTAACCACGACAAACCATCACAATGCTGCATTCGCTAA
- a CDS encoding amidohydrolase, translating to MNQSIESLEQELLAQFEQAQHWRRDLHRHPQPGWLEFYATAFVAEKLDQWGYEIAQGADIIEPSARLFVPDDTELQQEYDAALTYGANPRYLEPAQHGLTGVVATLRGKQDGPTIAYRFDLDCLRMQESLDNSRRAVMEEYVSCHAGFAHMCGHDINTVTGLLLAHHFAEHRDELKGTIKLIFQPDEEGLSGARAMIPQGVVDQVNYLIGGHLASNLPMLGQFAAKSTHILAVKRWKFRLLGQAAHSTGQPHLGKNALLGAAVATVNLHAIAPHSAGVGRINVGRIEGGDSWNIIAPSAELWVEIRASTDEAFDYLTERVVAIMQAAADMYGLGLETELMVEALAGRNSPELEALAADVGQELSLIKEVVAEHAVNASEDFTLLAEHVQSQGGQSVYVIHGTPIAGGLHSHSLEVDERVMINAAAIYARMQQKLTQD from the coding sequence ATGAATCAATCGATTGAGAGTTTAGAACAAGAGTTATTGGCTCAATTTGAGCAAGCACAGCACTGGCGACGCGACCTGCATCGCCACCCACAACCGGGGTGGCTTGAGTTTTATGCCACGGCATTTGTGGCAGAAAAACTCGATCAATGGGGATATGAAATAGCGCAAGGGGCGGACATTATTGAGCCTTCAGCCCGTCTTTTTGTGCCAGATGATACCGAGCTACAGCAAGAGTATGACGCGGCGTTGACCTATGGCGCCAACCCGCGTTATCTCGAACCTGCACAGCATGGATTAACTGGGGTAGTGGCGACTCTTCGCGGTAAGCAAGATGGCCCAACCATCGCCTATCGTTTTGACCTCGATTGTTTGCGGATGCAAGAGAGTTTAGACAATTCTCGCCGTGCGGTGATGGAAGAGTATGTCTCATGCCATGCAGGGTTTGCCCATATGTGTGGTCATGATATCAATACCGTGACCGGTTTACTGTTAGCGCACCATTTTGCTGAGCATAGAGATGAGTTAAAGGGGACGATTAAGTTGATTTTTCAGCCCGATGAAGAAGGGCTTTCTGGTGCGAGAGCGATGATTCCCCAAGGTGTGGTTGATCAGGTTAATTATTTAATTGGTGGGCACTTAGCCTCGAACTTACCAATGCTTGGGCAGTTTGCTGCCAAGTCGACCCATATTTTGGCGGTAAAACGCTGGAAATTTCGTTTACTGGGTCAGGCTGCACACTCAACAGGACAGCCACATCTAGGCAAAAACGCGCTGCTGGGAGCGGCTGTCGCGACAGTTAATTTGCATGCGATTGCGCCGCACAGTGCCGGTGTGGGGAGAATTAATGTCGGACGAATAGAAGGTGGTGACAGCTGGAACATCATCGCTCCGAGCGCTGAACTGTGGGTAGAAATTCGCGCGTCAACCGATGAGGCTTTCGACTACTTAACTGAACGAGTCGTCGCAATCATGCAAGCAGCGGCCGATATGTACGGTTTAGGGTTAGAAACCGAGCTGATGGTTGAGGCTCTGGCGGGGCGCAATTCACCAGAGCTAGAAGCGTTAGCTGCTGATGTCGGGCAAGAGCTATCGCTTATCAAAGAGGTAGTGGCAGAACATGCGGTCAACGCTTCGGAAGATTTCACGCTATTGGCCGAGCATGTTCAATCACAAGGTGGTCAGTCGGTCTATGTGATTCACGGTACGCCCATTGCGGGCGGGTTACACAGCCACTCGCTTGAGGTGGATGAACGGGTGATGATTAACGCCGCCGCGATTTATGCGCGAATGCAGCAAAAACTGACACAAGATTAA
- a CDS encoding outer membrane protein, whose translation MQLKSIKKSCAINFIGALSLVTLSCVAQANEPVDWSGQYAGVALGVVAGKVNPTVEATDGNYFNTNNLSDLKSTFSQDFSDNDVSATFIYGYQWQQENWVYGLETNLFVSNFSSKKGENAHVYENTPTISYGYSERVENKFGISVKPKVGYAFDNMLINFSVGPILSKFKYTFNFNDSNSTTDVSSEYSDSKWALGVTTGLDFNYKLENDYVLYASYMYTYYPDVVDGKSGLNASNFTWTDEFKHDASFSSHTVSVGLVKYF comes from the coding sequence ATGCAACTTAAGTCTATTAAAAAATCATGCGCTATTAATTTTATAGGTGCTCTTTCCCTAGTCACTTTGAGCTGTGTGGCTCAAGCCAACGAGCCTGTTGATTGGAGTGGTCAATATGCTGGCGTTGCGTTAGGTGTGGTTGCAGGTAAGGTCAATCCTACCGTTGAAGCTACCGATGGAAACTATTTCAATACGAATAACTTAAGTGATTTAAAGAGTACCTTTAGCCAAGATTTTTCTGATAACGATGTGTCAGCTACCTTTATCTATGGTTATCAATGGCAGCAAGAAAATTGGGTCTATGGTTTGGAAACAAACCTGTTCGTTAGCAATTTTTCGTCCAAGAAGGGCGAAAATGCACATGTATACGAGAATACACCGACCATTAGTTATGGTTACAGTGAACGTGTAGAAAATAAATTTGGCATTAGCGTTAAACCAAAAGTGGGTTATGCATTCGATAATATGCTAATTAACTTTTCAGTAGGTCCTATACTCTCTAAATTCAAATACACATTTAATTTCAATGATTCAAATTCTACTACTGATGTTTCTAGCGAATATTCTGATTCTAAGTGGGCATTAGGTGTCACTACGGGATTAGATTTCAACTATAAATTGGAGAATGACTACGTACTCTACGCGAGTTATATGTATACCTATTATCCTGATGTTGTTGATGGTAAAAGTGGATTGAATGCTAGTAACTTCACTTGGACTGATGAGTTCAAACA